Proteins co-encoded in one Hyla sarda isolate aHylSar1 chromosome 4, aHylSar1.hap1, whole genome shotgun sequence genomic window:
- the LOC130368380 gene encoding gonadotropin-releasing hormone II receptor-like, producing the protein MALAIHLYPIKEMDIINITKKLGSKNCISGPWLSNSCELDANTSYPNITHRHIQLPTFSPAAKARVIITFVIFTLSASCNLAALWAAARTSRKKRSHVRILILNLTTADLLVTFIVMPLDAIWNITVQWQAGDVACRILMFFKLLSMYSCAFVTVVISVDRQSAILNPLAINDAKKKNKIMLSAAWIMSIVLSLPQLFLFHTVTITEPQNFTQCTTRGSFQEHWQETTYNMVSFVCLFLLPLLIMISCYSRILLEISKRMSKGTLSSKEVYLRRSKNNIPKARMRTLKMSIVIVSSFIICWTPYYLLGLWYWFYPETMEEKVSQSITHILFIFGLVNACLDPITYGLFTIHFRKGLQRYCGRRRTSDADASSSVTGSFRCSMSSFRAKKMIVLNQEMQAFQSYNGSSNNSDLRTNGLGSSCL; encoded by the exons AAATGGATATTATAAACATCACAAAGAAACTTGGCAGCAAGAACTGTATCAGCGGACCTTGGCTCAGCAACTCATGTGAACTAGATGCAAACACATCCTACCCTAATATAACTCATCGTCATATCCAGCTCCCCACCTTCTCTCCAGCTGCCAAGGCCCGGGTCATCATCACCTTTGTTATTTTTACACTATCAGCCTCCTGTAACTTGGCGGCTCTGTGGGCAGCTGCAAGAACAAGCAGGAAGAAAAGGTCACATGTCCGAATTCTAATCCTTAACCTCACCACAGCCGACCTCCTAGTTACATTTATTGTCATGCCTCTGGATGCCATATGgaatatcactgtgcagtggcaAGCAGGGGACGTTGCCTGCAGAATACTCATGTTTTTTAAGCTTCTGTCCATGTACTCTTGTGCTTTTGTGACTGTGGTGATCAGCGTGGACCGGCAGTCTGCTATCCTCAACCCATTAGCCATAAATGATGCCAAGAAGAAGAATAAAATAATGTTATCAGCTGCCTGGATAATGAGCATTGTACTATCATTGCCACAG CTCTTTCTGTTTCATACAGTAACAATCACCGAACCACAGAACTTCACCCAATGCACCACCAGAGGCAGTTTCCAGGAGCACTGGCAGGAGACAACCTACAACATGGTGAGCTTCGTGTGTCTCTTCCTGCTTCCTCTCCTGATCATGATCTCCTGTTACTCAAGAATTCTGCTGGAGATATCAAAGCGCATGAGCAAGGGGACAT TGTCTTCTAAAGAGGTTTACCTCCGACGTTCTAAGAACAACATCCCCAAAGCTCGGATGAGAACTCTTAAAATGAGCATTGTAATAGTTAGCTCTTTTATCATCTGCTGGACCCCATACTATCTCCTAGGCTTGTGGTATTGGTTCTATCCCGAGACCATGGAAGAAAAGGTTTCTCAGTCAATTACACACATTCTGTTCATCTTTGGCCTCGTCAATGCCTGTCTAGATCCCATCACATATGGACTTTTCACAATACACTTTCGGAAAGGGCTTCAGCGCTATTGCGGAAGAAGAAGGACATCAGATGCGGACGCAAGTTCCTCTGTGACAGGGTCATTTCGTTGCTCAATGTCCTCTTTTCGTGCTAAAAAGATGATAGTTCTAAATCAGGAGATGCAGGCGTTTCAGTCTTACAATGGCTCTTCAAACAACTCGGACTTGAGGACAAATGGGCTTGGGAGCAGCTGTCTATGA